GCGGGCGGTCACACAGCCCGCGTCGAAGCGGCGGTTGAAGCCGATCTGGGCCTCGATGCCGCTGTCGCGCACGGCGCGCAGCACGGTGAGGCTCTCCTCGACCGTCTTCGCCACCGGCTTCTCGCAGAACACCGGGACGCCCGCCTCGACGGCGGCCAGGATCAGGCCCGGGTGCGCGTCGGTGGCGGCGGTGATCACGACACCGTCGATGCCCGCGGTGAAGACCGCCTCGGGCGAGTCGGCCACGACGGCGCCGAACTTCTCGCCCGCCGTCTGCGCGGCGGCGGCCAGCGGGTCGGAGACGACCAACTGCTCCACGACGTCCAGACCGGCGAGGGTTTCGGCGTGGAAGGCGCCGATGCGGCCCAGCCCCAGGATGCCAATGCGCATGACGAGTGTCCCTTTCGAAAGTGCAGATGAGAGCAGGTGAAGCAGAGAGGAAGCAGAGGGGAGGCAGGGAGGCGGGAGGCAGGTCAGTCCATGGCGCCCGGGACGTTCTGGTCCCAGTCGATCACCGAACCGGTCACCACCCCGCTGCGGTCGGAGAGCAGGAAGACCACGAAGTCGGCGATCTCGTCGACCTGGCCGAGCTTGCCCATGGGGAGGCCCGCGGCGGCCCGTTCCCGCCAGTCGTCGTCCGCGCCGTGGAACTCGCGCTGGATCGCGTCCTCGCCCTCGGTCTCCGTCCAGCCGATGTCGAGGTCGTTGATCCGGATCCGGTCCCAGCGGTGGGCGTGGGCGGCGTTGCGGGTGAGGCCCGCGAGGCCGGCCTTCGCGGCGGAGTACGGGGCCAGGTGCGGCGGGCCGCCGTGCGCGCAGTTCGAGCCGATGTTGACGATCGTGCCGGGTGCCGCGCGGGCCACCAGATGCCCGACCACGGCCTGCATCGCGAAGAAGGGGGCGCGCAGGTTGATCGCGATGTGCGCGTCGAACAGTTCGGGCGAGGTGTCGAGGAGCGAGCCGCGTGAGGTCAGGCCCGCCGCGTTGACGAGGCTGTCCACCCGGCCGTGCGCGGCGACGACCCGCTCCACGGCGTCGCGCA
The sequence above is drawn from the Streptomyces griseiscabiei genome and encodes:
- a CDS encoding SDR family oxidoreductase, giving the protein MALLEDKVVLVNGGSQGVGAGIVRAALREGATVAFTGRRAEVGEKLAAETGATFVRADLTDPAQVRDAVERVVAAHGRVDSLVNAAGLTSRGSLLDTSPELFDAHIAINLRAPFFAMQAVVGHLVARAAPGTIVNIGSNCAHGGPPHLAPYSAAKAGLAGLTRNAAHAHRWDRIRINDLDIGWTETEGEDAIQREFHGADDDWRERAAAGLPMGKLGQVDEIADFVVFLLSDRSGVVTGSVIDWDQNVPGAMD